From Streptomyces sp. NBC_00690, a single genomic window includes:
- the npdG gene encoding NADPH-dependent F420 reductase encodes MTSTNSASTPANAEGQAAKPAAKDPWDLPDVSDLVVGVLGGTGDQGRGLAYRLARTGQKVIIGSRAAERAQKAAVELGLGIEGADNAECARRSDVVIVAVPWDGHAKTLESLRDELIGKLVVDCVNPLGFDKKGAYALKPDEGSAAEQAAALLPDSRVTAAFHHLSAVLLQDASIEEIDTDVMVLGESRADTDLVQALAGRIPGMRGVFAGRLRNAHQVESLVANLISTNRRYKAHAGLRVTDV; translated from the coding sequence ATGACTTCGACGAACTCCGCGAGCACCCCCGCGAACGCAGAAGGCCAGGCCGCCAAGCCCGCCGCGAAGGACCCCTGGGACCTCCCCGATGTCTCCGACCTGGTGGTCGGCGTGCTCGGCGGAACCGGCGACCAGGGCCGCGGCCTCGCCTACCGGTTGGCCAGGACCGGCCAGAAGGTGATCATCGGCTCCCGGGCGGCGGAGCGCGCGCAGAAGGCCGCGGTCGAACTCGGTCTGGGCATCGAGGGCGCGGACAACGCCGAGTGTGCCCGGCGCAGCGATGTGGTGATCGTGGCCGTGCCCTGGGACGGACACGCCAAGACCCTGGAATCCCTGCGTGATGAACTCATCGGCAAACTCGTCGTCGACTGCGTCAACCCGCTCGGCTTCGACAAGAAGGGCGCCTACGCCCTCAAGCCCGACGAGGGCAGCGCCGCCGAACAGGCCGCCGCCCTCCTGCCCGACTCACGGGTCACCGCCGCCTTCCACCACCTGTCCGCCGTACTGCTCCAGGACGCCTCCATCGAGGAGATCGACACCGATGTGATGGTGCTCGGCGAGTCCCGCGCGGACACCGACCTGGTCCAGGCCCTGGCCGGCCGCATCCCCGGGATGCGTGGAGTCTTCGCCGGCCGGCTGCGCAACGCCCACCAGGTCGAGTCCCTGGTGGCCAACCTGATCTCCACCAACCGCCGCTACAAGGCGCACGCCGGGCTGCGCGTCACCGACGTGTGA
- a CDS encoding site-2 protease family protein, translating to MPTAASRHSDRRISPVFLGIVAVMAVSGWAVWTDYAATVGLAVFLFVTSAWIVSLCLHEYAHARTALHSGDLSIGAKGYLTLNPLAYTHALLSIVLPVLFVIMGGIGLPGGAVFIERGSIRGRWKHSAISAAGPLTNVLFAVVCTAPFWLDALDGVPMVFRYALAFLALLQVTAAILNSLPVPGLDGYGVIEPWLSYKIRRQVEPFAPFGLLAVFGLLFIPEVNHFFFDGVDAVLRGLGVGGLESDCGLEYYRFWQGTNEFCESFVDQ from the coding sequence ATGCCCACTGCCGCCTCACGCCACAGCGACCGGCGCATCAGCCCGGTCTTCCTCGGGATCGTCGCCGTGATGGCGGTGAGCGGCTGGGCGGTGTGGACGGACTACGCGGCGACGGTCGGGCTCGCGGTCTTCCTCTTCGTCACCTCGGCGTGGATCGTCTCGCTCTGTCTGCACGAGTACGCCCATGCGCGCACCGCCCTGCACAGCGGTGACCTCTCGATCGGCGCCAAGGGATATCTCACGCTCAACCCGCTGGCCTACACCCATGCCCTGCTCAGCATCGTCCTTCCGGTGCTCTTCGTGATCATGGGCGGTATCGGTCTGCCCGGTGGCGCGGTCTTCATCGAGCGCGGAAGCATCCGGGGGCGGTGGAAGCACAGCGCGATCTCGGCCGCGGGCCCGCTCACCAATGTGCTGTTCGCCGTCGTGTGCACGGCACCGTTCTGGTTGGACGCGCTGGACGGCGTTCCGATGGTCTTCCGGTACGCGCTGGCGTTCCTGGCACTCCTCCAGGTGACGGCGGCCATCTTGAACTCGCTGCCGGTGCCGGGGCTGGACGGCTATGGGGTGATCGAGCCCTGGCTGTCGTACAAGATCCGCAGGCAGGTGGAGCCGTTCGCACCGTTCGGGCTGCTCGCCGTGTTCGGGCTGCTGTTCATCCCCGAGGTCAACCACTTCTTCTTCGACGGGGTCGACGCGGTGCTGCGCGGGCTGGGCGTGGGTGGGCTGGAGTCCGACTGCGGGCTGGAGTACTACCGCTTCTGGCAGGGGACCAACGAGTTCTGCGAGTCCTTCGTCGACCAGTGA